AGGTGAAAAACCAATGCCAAACCGATGGCCATTGGAATATCCATCAGGAACATACCAGGAATGGTGTGACTGAACGCGCCCTGGCTATCTAGCCGTAAAAAGTATTCGAAGTCCGGCGCAATGCTTCCCGCAATCAGACCAGTGACCGAGTACCAACGTCGGGGTACATACTTAAAGGGGACGATTAATGCCGGATGCGAAAATGTGAATCCCATGAGGGAATACTGCTTGTTTATCTATTCAACGGCCTTCTATCCTGCTGATTGCCTCATCCATGGTCAGCACAGAACATTTTTTTTCTGAACAATACGCAGCGACACTGTCAAGAAGCTCAGGTGTACAACCATATAATGAGTGATCTTTCTGAACATCATGGGTAAAAAAGATAAGCCAGCCTTTCAGTCTGATTGCTTCATCAATCAGTGCACGACCCTGATCCGGGGTAATGTTGGTACCGATCTGGTATGCGTGCAGGTTGATCAAATCGATCTGACCATGATTGATACCGCTGTTCACACCACGGCCTGTTCTGAACTTATTTCTGACCACCTGCTTTGCGGCGATGGTCTGCTCCCCAAAAGGGTATGAGAAATTCTTAAAGCGGTAACCGGGTATCACTTCATTGATCCGTTGGCTGTTCTTTGACAAATCCTTTTCTATGGTGGCCTTGCTACTCTGATAACAATGGATGTGTCCGTATGTATGGCACGCCAGTTCACTTTGATCATCCACCACCATCTTCAGGTGTTCCGGGGTATATCTTACCCCACCTTCAACCGGGTGGTCCATAAAACCCAATGCTACATAAAAGGTTGACTTGAAACCATATTTCTGCAAAATGGGCAGGCCGGCGGTAAATCCCGTCTCAGGTACATCATCAAATGTAAAGGTGATAATGGCCTCTTTTAGCTGCAGATGCTTCTTCCGGTTGACCACCTTTTTGGCGACGGCCCTTCTTATTTTATTATAGATGCTCATTCCTTATCTACAATCCGCTTGATTTCCTCTGTAAACGTTCGGGCAATCACCTGATGGGCTTTGTGATTCCAGTGCCCCGTCTCCTTGCTGATCTTCCAGTAATACGGATCGATGCCTTGCTTTCTCAGCTGCTCAAGGCCGGGCTTAACATCTATGACGGGAGAATTCCCAACCATATTCAGAATCTTCTCTTTTGTAATGGGGTGAATATCCAGGAGAAAAATCACCCTTGGGTCCTTACTGAACTCCCTGATCACCGCCTCATCCACTTCATCAATAGGTCGTATGGTATCCAC
This sequence is a window from Flavobacteriales bacterium. Protein-coding genes within it:
- a CDS encoding polysaccharide deacetylase family protein: MSIYNKIRRAVAKKVVNRKKHLQLKEAIITFTFDDVPETGFTAGLPILQKYGFKSTFYVALGFMDHPVEGGVRYTPEHLKMVVDDQSELACHTYGHIHCYQSSKATIEKDLSKNSQRINEVIPGYRFKNFSYPFGEQTIAAKQVVRNKFRTGRGVNSGINHGQIDLINLHAYQIGTNITPDQGRALIDEAIRLKGWLIFFTHDVQKDHSLYGCTPELLDSVAAYCSEKKCSVLTMDEAISRIEGR